The Chroicocephalus ridibundus chromosome 3, bChrRid1.1, whole genome shotgun sequence genome includes the window GGACCAGCCGCGGCTCCTGGCGAGCTGTAACCATGTGCCCATCTTCCTTAGTCACAAGCCAAAACCTGTAGCGTGAcaaaaggcggggggggacagaAACGCGTTTCCAACCACGGCTGGAGACCGACGCCGTTCGCGGGGgtcccccccgcagccctgccgggCACGGCCACACCGCCACAACACCCAGCAAACgcccggaggcgggcgggggcgggAACCGGAGCGGAGGCCCGGCCGCAGGGCCTTGCCCCAGCCTCGGCCCGGCAGCACCGTCCCGCCTCGCCGTACCTGTCCCGCAGCTCCCCGCTCCGCAGCCCCATCGCCGTCACCTGTGCCAGCCCCACCGGCACCCCCCGGCACGACTTCACCGGGTACACGAAGAGCCTCAACACCGTCCCTATCCGctgcaggcggcggcggcgcccggccgcCCGCCAGCCGGCCCACCGCCAGGCCCCCAGCACGGCGCCCAGCGccagcagcgccgccgccgcaccCCGCCACAGCCAGCCCGGCCGCGCCACCCGCAGCACCAGGCCcagcccgccccgctccccgctcaTGGCGACTGGgccccagcggcggcggcgcggcgcctgaaggggccgggggcgggacgAGAGTCGACGGCCGcccccctccggccccgccgcccctggCGCGGAAGGGGCCTGGTTGCCCGGTGTTCTGCCGGCACCTGCCCCGCCGTCCCAGGCCTCTGCGGGGGCGAGACCCTCGGTGGAAGACAAGCGCAGACAATAAACGTTTGAGCGCAGGCTGTCGGTGTCCAGCGTGACAAAATACAGGCAGCAAATGCGTTTCTTCTAATACGTGGGGTTTTGTGAAAAGCAACGTGGCAGGAAAAGTATGAACGTGAGCGCGTGCAATTCAGCCGTTTGGGTGAAAAAGGTGGGAAACCGGTGGCTGGAGGCCAACAGCTGGTGTGGGGAGGGCGGCAAATGGCGGCACCtgaggctggggtggggggtcccatgGCGTTTGGCCACCTTGGGGCATCTGCCTGGTACCAAGACCCCCGTCTGAGAGCATCCCTCGGGTCACGGGGAAGTCACTTTGTGGGACACCCGGCCACTGTGACATTGTAGAACAGGACGGAGTGGCAACCGCCATTGTCCTCACAGGCGAAGCAAGAGCAAGTTGATTTTCCCCCCGGCTCACCCCTTCTTCAGGCTCGCAGGGATCTGAAGGTCAAACTCACAAATCTAAATGTTTAGGATCGGTGTGCCAGGACCAAAGTCCCAGCAGGCAGGAGACAGGGAAGCTCGGTCTTGGGCATTTCTGAGAGATTCAGAGAGCCCAGCCATGGTGGGTTACTGGAAGTACTACCTTAATGGCATCCTGGAGGACAGGAACATTGAAGATGTGGCTATCCCTGACAATGATTGCATGTGGGACGCCAAGCCAGGAGGTCTCCTCGCAGCCATCTCACCCCAAGAAGTGGTCTTGATCACGGGCCAGGATCAGACAACATTCCTGCTGACGGGAATCACCATAGCTGGCAAAAAGTGCAGTGTGATTCATGACAACCTGCTGGTGGATGAAGACAACGTGATGGATGTCAGAAGCAAAGGCAGTGACAGCAGATCCATCTGTATTGGCAAGACCCCCGAAGCCCTGATCTTCCTCACGGTCAAGAAGGGAGTCCATGGAGGAGCCCTCAACCAAAAGGTCCACAATATGATTGTGGGCATGAATGCATGAAGCAAATAGTGCCAAAGAGGCATCTTCTCCTGAGCATAGGGGCATGGttgctgatggagaagagaagggaaataaaccTGATTTTGTTGCAAATGTCATTGTCTGCTTCTTTCAGGTGAGGGGGTTAACAGCCTACCTGACCAGCTGTGGTGCAGAAGGGAGTTATATCTACATTCCTCATCAAGATGCTCAGTATCACTCGAGTGGTCTCCCAGCCACCTTGGGAAGTTGCTCCctgttat containing:
- the PFN3 gene encoding profilin-3 — protein: MFRIGVPGPKSQQAGDREARSWAFLRDSESPAMVGYWKYYLNGILEDRNIEDVAIPDNDCMWDAKPGGLLAAISPQEVVLITGQDQTTFLLTGITIAGKKCSVIHDNLLVDEDNVMDVRSKGSDSRSICIGKTPEALIFLTVKKGVHGGALNQKVHNMIVGMNA